A genome region from Glycine max cultivar Williams 82 chromosome 5, Glycine_max_v4.0, whole genome shotgun sequence includes the following:
- the LOC100791318 gene encoding F-box/kelch-repeat protein SKIP11 — MGTLQCFSVEGDEKPRKLSKLSDDPQEEEEGMQIDMVSLFPSQHQSNDQNHAPMAIEERDPRWLINQDVSIGVVLRLSRSEYGSIVSLNQSFRSLIQTGELYRLRRKMGIVEYWVYFSFNLLEWEVFDPMNGYWMKLPRMPSNQYDCFTFSDKESLAVGTELLVFGKAIEAPVVYGYSLLTHTWSHGTQMSVPRCLFASASRGEIAIVAGGCNPLGKILSVAEMYNSDTKTWEALPNMNKARKMSAGVFMDGKFYALGGMGEDGNKLTCGEEYDLETKEWRVIPNMLPPRTSERQDTTEAPPLVAVVNNVLYAADYAQRVLRRYEKERNKWVYIGSLPEITSSMNGWGLAFRACGDRIVVIAGESAHGGRVVEINSWIPDGGAPLWNLLARRHIGGSFVYNCAVMGC, encoded by the coding sequence ATGGGTACTTTACAGTGCTTTTCGGTTGAAGGAGATGAAAAACCAAGAAAGTTATCCAAACTTTCAGATGATCctcaggaggaggaggagggtaTGCAGATTGATATGGTTTCTCTTTTCCCTTCCCAGCACCAAAGCAATGATCAAAACCATGCACCCATGGCAATTGAGGAGCGTGATCCAAGATGGCTTATTAACCAGGATGTCTCAATCGGTGTTGTCCTACGCTTGTCAAGGTCTGAGTATGGTTCAATTGTCTCACTGAACCAGAGTTTCCGGTCCCTGATTCAGACCGGAGAACTCTATCGGCTCAGAAGGAAAATGGGAATTGTAGAATACTGGGTTTACTTCTCTTTCAATCTTCTTGAATGGGAGGTGTTTGATCCAATGAATGGCTATTGGATGAAATTGCCTAGAATGCCTTCCAATCAGTATGACTGCTTCACGTTTTCGGATAAGGAGTCTTTGGCTGTTGGCACAGAACTTCTTGTGTTTGGAAAGGCAATAGAGGCTCCTGTTGTTTATGGATACAGCCTCTTGACCCACACTTGGTCACATGGTACTCAGATGAGTGTTCCTAGATGCTTGTTTGCATCTGCGAGCCGCGGAGAAATAGCCATAGTGGCTGGTGGGTGTAATCCACTAGGCAAGATCCTGAGTGTGGCTGAGATGTATAACTCAGACACCAAGACATGGGAGGCTCTCCCAAACATGAACAAAGCAAGGAAGATGAGTGCTGGTGTGTTCATGGATGGGAAATTTTATGCCCTTGGTGGAATGGGAGAAGATGGTAATAAGCTGACATGTGGTGAGGAGTATGATTTGGAGACAAAGGAATGGCGTGTGATCCCTAACATGCTCCCTCCGCGAACAAGCGAAAGACAAGACACTACTGAGGCACCACCTTTGGTTGCAGTTGTGAACAATGTGTTGTACGCTGCAGATTATGCTCAGAGGGTGCTGAGGCGGTATGAGAAAGAGAGGAACAAATGGGTCTACATTGGAAGTCTTCCTGAGATAACATCCTCTATGAATGGTTGGGGATTAGCATTTCGAGCATGTGGAGATCGAATAGTTGTTATTGCTGGGGAAAGTGCTCATGGTGGAAGGGTGGTTGAAATTAATTCTTGGATCCCAGATGGAGGTGCACCACTGTGGAACTTGCTTGCCAGAAGGCACATTGGTGGGAGCTTTGTGTATAATTGCGCAGTGATGGGATGCTGA